In the Styela clava chromosome 8, kaStyClav1.hap1.2, whole genome shotgun sequence genome, one interval contains:
- the LOC120346448 gene encoding electron transfer flavoprotein subunit alpha, mitochondrial-like isoform X1 — protein sequence MSPQDVDIELIKFLTKLTVILTFFVGGGNYRYDGNTGVGIGIFLQNLSICLNQLFCFKMLSSIGRTNLFRQVGNVAQRFQSTLVIAEQNGDTLSPITLNTITAASKLGGDVNCLLAGKSCAKAAKELSGVKGVSKILVAENDAFSGFLPEALTPLIVAAQSQFSYSHILAGASALGKNLMPRVAAKLDVAAISDIIDIKAPDTFVRTIYAGNAIQTVKVTESVKVLTVRGTCFEAAEDGGSATQEAFTSDVSNDQSKFLGQELSKSDRPELTAAKTVISGGRGMKNGENFELLYTLADKLNAAVGASRAAVDAGFVPNDMQVGQTGKIVAPELYIAVGISGAIQHLAGMKDSKTIVAINKDPEAPIFQVSDYGLVEDLFKAVPAMTKLVES from the exons ATGTCACCACAAGATGTCGATATAGAGCTGATTAAATTTTTAACGAAATTAACTGTGATTTTGACATTTTTCGTAGGTGGGGGAAACTACCGGTATGACGGGAATACTGGAGTGGGCATAGGAATCTTTCTTCAGA ATTTGTCAATTTGTTTGAATCAACTTTTCTGTTTCAAAATGTTATCTTCGATCGGCAGAACCAATTTATTTCGACAG GTAGGAAATGTTGCGCAAAGATTTCAGAGTACCCTTGTGATTGCTGAACAAAATGGTGACACACTTTCTCCAATCACGCTGAACACTATTACTGCAGCCAGCAAGCTTGGCGGTGATGTCAATTGTCTATTGGCGGGAAAGTCTTGTGCAAAG GCTGCAAAAGAACTAAGTGGAGTAAAGGGAGTTTCAAAAATCTTAGTTGCTGAAAATGATGCATTCAGTGGATTTCTTCCTGAGGCTCTTACTCCTTTAATTGTTGCTGCACAATCTCAGTTTTCATACTCTCATATATTGGCTGGTGCTAGTGCACTTGGAAAGAACTTGATGCCAAGAGTGGCTGCAAAGCTGGATGTAGCAGCGATTTCTGATATCATAGATATAAAAGCTCCTGACACTTTTGTGAGAACAATATATGCAG gcaATGCAATTCAAACAGTTAAAGTAACAGAATCAGTGAAAGTATTAACAGTACGAGGAACTTGCTTTGAAGCAGCAGAAGATGGTGGGAGCGCAACTCAAGAAG CTTTCACGTCTGATGTTTCAAATGACCAATCCAAATTTCTTGGACAAGAACTGAGCAAGAGTGACCGCCCAGAACTCACTGCAGCAAAAACTGTGATATCAGGAG GCAGAGGAATGAAGAATGGAGAGAATTTTGAGCTACTCTATACTCTTGCTGACAAACTAAATGCCGCTGTTGGTGCATCAAGAGCTGCGGTTGATGCAGGTTTTGTTCCTAATGATATGCAAGTTGGACAGACGGGAAAGATTGTTGCCCCG GAATTGTACATTGCTGTGGGTATTTCCGGAGCTATTCAGCATCTTGCCGGAATGAAGGATAGTAAAACTATTGTAGCGATTAACAAAGATCCTGAAGCTCCCATATTTCAAGTTTCTGATTATGGATTAGTTGAAGATCTATTTAAAGCCGTTCCTGCGATGACAAAACTAGTCGAATCATGA
- the LOC120346448 gene encoding electron transfer flavoprotein subunit alpha, mitochondrial-like isoform X2 — translation MLSSIGRTNLFRQVGNVAQRFQSTLVIAEQNGDTLSPITLNTITAASKLGGDVNCLLAGKSCAKAAKELSGVKGVSKILVAENDAFSGFLPEALTPLIVAAQSQFSYSHILAGASALGKNLMPRVAAKLDVAAISDIIDIKAPDTFVRTIYAGNAIQTVKVTESVKVLTVRGTCFEAAEDGGSATQEAFTSDVSNDQSKFLGQELSKSDRPELTAAKTVISGGRGMKNGENFELLYTLADKLNAAVGASRAAVDAGFVPNDMQVGQTGKIVAPELYIAVGISGAIQHLAGMKDSKTIVAINKDPEAPIFQVSDYGLVEDLFKAVPAMTKLVES, via the exons ATGTTATCTTCGATCGGCAGAACCAATTTATTTCGACAG GTAGGAAATGTTGCGCAAAGATTTCAGAGTACCCTTGTGATTGCTGAACAAAATGGTGACACACTTTCTCCAATCACGCTGAACACTATTACTGCAGCCAGCAAGCTTGGCGGTGATGTCAATTGTCTATTGGCGGGAAAGTCTTGTGCAAAG GCTGCAAAAGAACTAAGTGGAGTAAAGGGAGTTTCAAAAATCTTAGTTGCTGAAAATGATGCATTCAGTGGATTTCTTCCTGAGGCTCTTACTCCTTTAATTGTTGCTGCACAATCTCAGTTTTCATACTCTCATATATTGGCTGGTGCTAGTGCACTTGGAAAGAACTTGATGCCAAGAGTGGCTGCAAAGCTGGATGTAGCAGCGATTTCTGATATCATAGATATAAAAGCTCCTGACACTTTTGTGAGAACAATATATGCAG gcaATGCAATTCAAACAGTTAAAGTAACAGAATCAGTGAAAGTATTAACAGTACGAGGAACTTGCTTTGAAGCAGCAGAAGATGGTGGGAGCGCAACTCAAGAAG CTTTCACGTCTGATGTTTCAAATGACCAATCCAAATTTCTTGGACAAGAACTGAGCAAGAGTGACCGCCCAGAACTCACTGCAGCAAAAACTGTGATATCAGGAG GCAGAGGAATGAAGAATGGAGAGAATTTTGAGCTACTCTATACTCTTGCTGACAAACTAAATGCCGCTGTTGGTGCATCAAGAGCTGCGGTTGATGCAGGTTTTGTTCCTAATGATATGCAAGTTGGACAGACGGGAAAGATTGTTGCCCCG GAATTGTACATTGCTGTGGGTATTTCCGGAGCTATTCAGCATCTTGCCGGAATGAAGGATAGTAAAACTATTGTAGCGATTAACAAAGATCCTGAAGCTCCCATATTTCAAGTTTCTGATTATGGATTAGTTGAAGATCTATTTAAAGCCGTTCCTGCGATGACAAAACTAGTCGAATCATGA
- the LOC120346457 gene encoding COMM domain-containing protein 10-like: MAFEESIRFSKGIDVLNSTEGSKLPKLASRVAQSIGTDNKTPFTDDEKYKLSEVLEINTDSVNHMLEAIKHIYERAAYHSWKPAILSEQLSSLGMDEERSGMLSQGWQKYGRDIVSRLKKKTLTANQLDRVDWHLNLQVAQGSKSKITEPNVVLQLNVNDPSEKGSHDVLMEFNHEELLAFYNKLETIQEQMDALS; the protein is encoded by the exons ATGGCCTTCGAGGAATCAATCAG attttccAAGGGAATTGATGTGCTGAATTCCACCGAGGGATCTAAGCTTCCAAAACTTGCTAGTCGGGTAGCTCAGAGTATCGGGACAGATAACAAGACACCTTTTACTGATGATGAGAAATACAAGTTATCTGAAGTACTTGAAATCAATACAGATAGCGTCAACCACATGCTTGAAgcaataaaacatatatatgaGAGG GCAGCATACCATAGCTGGAAACCAGCCATTTTATCAGAGCAACTGTCATCTCTTGGTATGGATGAAGAACGTAGTGGGATGCTGTCACAGGGTTGGCAAAAATATGGAAGAGATATAGTGTCCCGATTGAAGAAAAAGACATTGACAGCTAATCAG CTTGACAGAGTGGACTGGCATCTCAATCTGCAAGTGGCACAGGGATCAAAGTCAAAAATCACCGAACCAAATGTAGTTTTGCAGCTAAATGTGAACGATCCCAGTGAGAAAGGCAGTCATGATGTTCTGATGGAATTTAATCACGAAGAGCttttagcattttataataag CTGGAAACTATTCAAGAACAGATGGATGCCCTAAGTTGA
- the LOC120346442 gene encoding putative NADH dehydrogenase, giving the protein MQTYWTYVFVYYSVSYFKLQFIMLRQVMSLMWPSAIWSTNHFIIRNLSSNNSGRKKLIILGTGWGSYSVLKNIDKKQYDVAVVSPRNHFLFTPLLCSTTVGTLEFRSIIEPVRNSHFRHSKDYHFSSAVSVDSRRNVLLCKSEVDESVRYELHYDKLVIGVGAVSNTFGVPGVLEHACFLKEIKDAREIRSRIINNFELAVQPKSTQEDQERLLHIVIVGGGPTGVEFGAEVYDFLKQDVSFLYGDMQKIVRVTLIEANHILASFDKLLRDYAENKIAKREQFELLQATVSEVKKDRVVLTDGKEIPCGLVVWSTGLSPRNFTRRLQFPKNKQHQLITNEYLSVLDTPDDTIFALGDCAEIKDKPLPSTAQVAERKGRWLAKYLNGEETEPFKFQNMGMLAYVGGYSALTDMKLPHGGADIKLKGFHSWILWRSAYLTRLGNWKLRMQVPVDWMKTFFFGRDSSQF; this is encoded by the coding sequence ATGCAGACATACTGGACATATGTCTTTGTATACTACAGTGTGTCATACTTTAAACTGCAATTTATCATGTTGAGGCAAGTTATGTCGTTAATGTGGCCATCTGCTATTTGGTCTACAAATCATTTTATCATTAGAAATTTATCGAGCAATAATTCGGGAAGAAAAAAACTCATAATTTTAGGCACTGGATGGGGAAGTTATAGTGTTCtcaaaaatattgacaaaaagCAATACGATGTTGCGGTAGTAAGCCCTAGAAATCATTTTCTTTTTACTCCATTACTGTGTTCAACAACTGTTGGTACATTGGAATTTCGAAGCATCATTGAACCTGTGAGGAATAGCCATTTTCGCCACAGCAAAGATTATCACTTCTCCAGTGCAGTGAGTGTTGACTCTAGAAGAAATGTATTGTTATGTAAAAGTGAGGTGGATGAATCTGTCAGATATGAACTTCATTATGATAAGCTTGTTATAGGTGTCGGTGCTGTCAGCAACACATTTGGAGTACCGGGAGTGCTCGAACATGCATGTTTTCTTAAAGAAATTAAAGACGCCCGTGAGATCCGCAGCAGGATCATAAACAACTTTGAGTTGGCAGTGCAACCGAAATCCACTCAAGAAGATCAAGAAAGGCTACTTCATATTGTAATAGTTGGTGGTGGACCAACTGGTGTTGAATTTGGTGCCGAGGTCTATGATTTTCTTAAACAAGATGTATCGTTTCTATATGGCGATATGCAAAAAATAGTTAGAGTGACATTAATAGAAGCTAACCATATACTTGCATCTTTCGACAAACTTTTACGGGATTATGCAGAgaacaaaattgcaaaaaggGAACAATTTGAACTCCTTCAAGCAACAGTCTCTGAAGTAAAAAAGGATAGGGTTGTATTAACAGATGGGAAGGAAATACCATGTGGATTAGTGGTGTGGTCAACAGGACTTTCACCTAGAAACTTTACAAGAAGGTTACAGTTTCCGAAAAACAAGCAACATCAATTAATAACAAATGAATATCTTAGTGTTCTTGATACACCAGACGATACAATATTTGCACTTGGTGACTGCGCCGAAATAAAAGACAAGCCTTTGCCTAGCACAGCACAAGTTGCTGAGAGAAAAGGTCGATGGCTAGCTAAATACCTCAATGGTGAAGAAACGGAAccttttaaatttcaaaatatggGCATGCTCGCCTATGTTGGAGGATATTCTGCACTTACTGATATGAAACTTCCACATGGTGGTGCAGATATAAAGTTGAAAGGTTTCCATTCTTGGATACTATGGCGCTCGGCCTACTTAACTCGGCTTGGGAACTGGAAACTCAGAATGCAAGTACCTGTTGACTGGATGAAAACGTTTTTCTTTGGCAGAGACTCCTCACAGTTTTAA